Proteins from a genomic interval of Arachis hypogaea cultivar Tifrunner chromosome 10, arahy.Tifrunner.gnm2.J5K5, whole genome shotgun sequence:
- the LOC112716360 gene encoding plasma membrane ATPase 1 gives MADEGDAMHAVLKEAVDLENVPIEEVFQTLRCDQNGLTTKAAEERLGIFGHNKLEEKQESKLLKFLGFMWNPLSWVMEAAAIMAIALANGGGKPPDWQDFVGIITLLLINSTISFIEENNAGNAAAALMARLAPKAKILRDGKWVEEDASILVPGDIITIKLGDIIPADARLLEGDPLKIDQSALTGESLPVTKGPGDSVYSGSTCKQGEIEAVVIATGVHTFFGKAAHLVDSTNQIGHFQSVLTAIGNFCICSIAVGMIVEIIVMYPIQHRKYRPGIDNLLVLLIGGIPIAMPTVLSVTMAIGSHRLSQQGAITKRMTAIEEMAGMDVLCSDKTGTLTLNKLTVDKNLIEVFAKGVDADMVVLMAARASRVENQDAIDTAIVGMLSDPKEARAGIREVHFLPFNPTDKRTALTYIDSDGKMHRVSKGAPEQILNLAHNKSEIERRVHSIIDKFAERGLRSLAVAYQEVPEGRKESPGGPWQFIGLMPLFDPPRHDSAETIRRALNLGVNVKMITGDQLAIGKETGRRLGMGTNMYPSSALLGQNKDESISALPVDELIEKADGFAGVFPEHKYEIVKRLQARKHICGMTGDGVNDAPALKKADIGIAVADATDAARSASDIVLTEPGLSVIISAVLTSRAIFQRMKNYTIYAVSITIRIVLGFMLLALIWQFDFPPFMVLIIAILNDGTIMTISKDRVKPSPYPDSWKLAEIFTTGIILGGYLAMMTVIFFWAAYKTDFFPRTFGVSSLQKKDVDDFRKLASAIYLQVSTISQALIFVTRARSWSYVERPGLFLVSAFVIAQLIATLIAVYANWSFAAIEGIGWGWAGVVWLYNLIFYIPLDFIKFVIRYALSGRAWDLVIEQRIAFTRKKDFGKEERELKWAHAQRTLHGLHPPETKMFSERTTYTELNQMAEEAKRRAEIARLRELHTLKGHVESVVRLKGLDIDTIQQAYTV, from the exons ATGGCCGATGAAGGTGACGCCATGCATGCTGTTCTCAAGGAAGCTGTGGACTTG GAAAACGTGCCAATTGAGGAAGTTTTTCAGACTCTAAGGTGTGACCAAAATGGTCTCACAACAAAGGCTGCTGAGGAGAGACTTGGTATCTTTGGCCATAACAAACTTGAGGAGAAGCag GAAAGCAAGCTTCTCAAGTTTTTGGGATTCATGTGGAATCCTCTTTCTTGGGTCATGGAAGCTGCAGCAATCATGGCGATTGCTTTGGCAAATGGAGGA GGGAAACCACCTGATTGGCAAGACTTTGTTGGGATTATTACACTTCTGCTTATCAATTCGACTATAAGTTTTATAGAGGAGAACAATGCTGGTAATGCTGCCGCTGCTCTCATGGCTCGCCTAGCGCCTAAAGCCAAG ATCCTTCGAGATGGGAAATGGGTTGAGGAGGATGCCAGTATCCTTGTTCCGGGTGATATAATTACAATTAAGCTTGGGGATATTATCCCGGCAGATGCCCGTCTCCTTGAAGGTGATCCATTGAAGATTGACCAG TCTGCACTAACCGGCGAGTCGCTTCCGGTCACAAAAGGCCCTGGTGATAGTGTTTATTCAGGGTCTACATGCAAGCAAGGAGAGATCGAAGCTGTTGTTATTGCCACTGGAGTTCATACCTTCTTCGGCAAGGCTGCTCATCTGGTTGACTCTACAAATCAAATTGGCCATTTTCAATCG GTCCTAACCGCGATTGGGAACTTCTGCATATGCTCAATTGCTGTGGGAATGATAGTGGAGATCATTGTCATGTATCCAATTCAGCATCGAAAGTATCGCCCTGGGATAGACAATCTGCTTGTGCTCCTTATTGGAGGAATTCCAATTGCCATGCCTACTGTTTTGTCAGTGACAATGGCAATTGGATCCCATCGCCTATCTCAGCAG GGTGCTATTACTAAAAGAATGACAGCAATAGAAGAAATGGCTGGCATGGATGTATTGTGTAGTGACAAAACCGGAACTCTTACGTTGAATAAACTAACAGTTGACAAGAATCTTATTGAG GTTTTCGCTAAAGGAGTTGATGCAGATATGGTGGTTCTCATGGCTGCTCGCGCTTCAAGAGTGGAAAACCAAGATGCTATCGATACGGCTATTGTAGGGATGCTGAGTGATCCGAAGGAG GCCAGAGCTGGTATTCGAGAGGTTCATTTCCTTCCGTTCAATCCaactgacaaaaggactgctctGACTTACATAGACAGTGACGGTAAGATGCATCGTGTCAGCAAAGGTGCACCGGAACAG atCTTGAATCTTGCACACAATAAATCAGAGATTGAGCGAAGAGTCCATTCCATCATCGATAAGTTTGCTGAGCGAGGATTACGGTCTCTTGCAGTAGCTTACCAG GAAGTTCCTGAAGGAAGGAAAGAAAGTCCAGGAGGGCCGTGGCAATTTATCGGACTCATGCCTTTGTTTGATCCGCCTAGACATGATAGTGCCGAGACAATACGCCGGGCATTGAATCTTGGAGTAAATGTTAAAATGATAACAG GTGATCAGTTAGCTATAGGAAAGGAAACAGGGAGGCGTCTCGGAATGGGAACCAACATGTATCCTTCGTCGGCATTATTGGGCCAGAACAAGGATGAATCAATTTCTGCCTTGCCAGTTGATGAACTCATTGAAAAAGCTGATGGATTCGCCGGCGTTTTCCCTG AGCACAAATATGAGATTGTGAAACGTTTACAGGCGAGGAAACACATATGTGGGATGACTGGTGACGGTGTTAATGATGCCCCGGCGCTTAAGAAAGCAGATATTGGAATAGCTGTTGCTGATGCAACCGATGCGGCTCGTAGTGCATCTGACATTGTTCTAACAGAACCAGGTCTAAGTGTTATTATCAGTGCTGTGTTGACCAGCAGGGCAATATTCCAGAGGATGAAGAACTACACG ATTTATGCAGTTTCCATCACAATCCGTATTGTG CTTGGCTTCATGCTACTTGCTCTCATATGGCAATTTGATTTTCCACCATTCATGGTGCTGATTATTGCTATCCTTAATGATG GCACCATTATGACAATATCTAAGGACAGGGTAAAACCATCTCCATATCCAGATAGCTGGAAGCTGGCAGAGATATTTACTACCGGAATCATTCTTGGCGGTTATTTGGCTATGATGACAGTTATCTTCTTTTGGGCAGCATATAAAACAGATTTTTTCCCT AGAACATTCGGGGTGTCGAGTCTTCAGAAGAAGGATGTGGATGACTTCAGAAAGCTTGCGTCGGCGATCTACCTACAAGTTAGTACAATTAGCCAGGCTCTCATCTTTGTGACACGAGCACGGAGTTGGTCATATGTGGAGCGTCCGGGTTTGTTTCTTGTATCAGCCTTTGTCATTGCCCAGCTG ATAGCAACACTAATTGCGGTTTATGCCAATTGGAGCTTCGCGGCAATTGAGGGGATTGGATGGGGTTGGGCTGGTGTTGTGTGGCTATATAATCTCATCTTTTATATTCCACTTGATTTCATCAAGTTCGTTATTCGATATGCCTTGAGTGGCCGGGCTTGGGATCTTGTTATTGAACAAAGg ATTGCTTTCACAAGGAAAAAGGATTTCGGAAAGGAAGAACGTGAACTTAAATGGGCGCATGCACAGAGAACTCTTCATGGACTTCATCCGCCGGAGACCAAGATGTTCAGTGAACGTACAACTTACACTGAACTTAATCAAATGGCTGAAGAGGCTAAAAGACGAGCAGAGATTGCCAG ATTGAGAGAACTGCATACACTGAAAGGCCATGTTGAGTCAGTGGTTAGACTGAAGGGGCTTGACATTGACACAATACAGCAAGCATACACTGTGTGA